In a single window of the Flavobacterium sp. W4I14 genome:
- a CDS encoding TetR/AcrR family transcriptional repressor of multidrug resistance operon (product_source=KO:K18136; cath_funfam=1.10.10.60; cog=COG1309; ko=KO:K18136; pfam=PF00440; superfamily=46689,48498) produces the protein MRPKNLAKEEAIRSIALQIISEEGLENLSMQKLAKAANISPRTIYIKYKNKEDLLIKLFIEEVLGNYEKAILEDFDPKMAFANGMRRLWLNTFHYLRNNKPAFSLIRYGKSSPLLNKAFQEKNIQQGAFFAPIHTFLKTNVQVGLIADLPHDVLRALLFSPIQDLVAEYFDHLDRPVQIITEEVILTSCEIVIKGILK, from the coding sequence ATGCGGCCCAAAAATTTAGCGAAAGAAGAAGCCATCCGATCGATTGCCCTACAGATTATTTCTGAAGAAGGACTGGAAAACCTGAGTATGCAGAAACTGGCAAAAGCAGCCAATATATCACCGCGTACCATTTATATCAAATACAAAAATAAAGAAGATCTGTTGATAAAACTTTTTATCGAAGAAGTATTGGGCAATTATGAAAAAGCAATATTGGAAGATTTTGATCCAAAAATGGCTTTTGCTAATGGTATGAGAAGATTATGGTTAAATACCTTCCATTACCTAAGAAATAATAAACCTGCTTTCTCTTTAATCCGGTATGGAAAATCTTCTCCCCTGCTGAATAAGGCTTTTCAAGAAAAAAACATACAACAAGGTGCGTTTTTTGCACCCATTCATACCTTTTTAAAAACAAATGTTCAAGTGGGATTGATAGCAGATTTACCTCATGATGTACTCAGAGCGCTCCTATTTTCGCCCATCCAAGATCTGGTAGCTGAATATTTTGACCATTTAGATCGGCCTGTACAAATTATTACCGAGGAAGTTATTTTAACATCCTGCGAAATCGTAATCAAAGGCATCCTTAAATAA
- a CDS encoding glyoxylase-like metal-dependent hydrolase (beta-lactamase superfamily II) (product_source=COG0491; cath_funfam=3.60.15.10; cleavage_site_network=SignalP-noTM; cog=COG0491; pfam=PF00753; superfamily=56281), with the protein MKSIISTLFLTILILLKMEANAQGFKTIETPNLKLEVYNASENAFGVASVIVSGKTDAVLIDAQFTLEDAEKVASKIKKSGKKLTVIYVSHADPDYYFGLEVFKKHFPEVTAFASPATVEAIKASAQKKLDVWGERLGKAITSNVVLPQVIKGNSIDLEGQKLEVVGLEEFPAKTFVWVPSIKAVIGGINVFGTTFNLWMADAQTPEARKNWIAVLDKIEALNPSIVIPAHANNASPFDVSAIKHTKSYIQFYEDALKNNRTSEELIKAIKAQYPTLTFETALQIGAKVNTGEMKW; encoded by the coding sequence ATGAAATCAATTATTTCGACATTATTTCTAACTATTCTAATCTTATTAAAAATGGAAGCAAATGCACAAGGTTTCAAAACAATTGAAACACCTAATTTAAAGCTCGAAGTTTATAACGCATCAGAGAATGCTTTTGGTGTGGCATCAGTAATCGTTTCGGGCAAAACAGATGCTGTTTTAATCGATGCACAATTTACTTTGGAAGACGCCGAAAAGGTTGCCAGCAAAATCAAAAAGTCTGGTAAAAAATTAACTGTAATTTATGTTTCTCATGCTGATCCTGATTATTACTTCGGATTGGAAGTTTTTAAGAAACACTTCCCGGAAGTAACGGCTTTCGCCTCACCGGCAACCGTGGAAGCTATCAAAGCCTCTGCACAGAAAAAACTGGATGTTTGGGGAGAAAGATTAGGTAAGGCCATTACTTCTAATGTGGTATTACCACAGGTTATAAAAGGCAATAGCATTGATTTGGAAGGTCAGAAACTCGAAGTCGTTGGCTTAGAAGAATTTCCTGCAAAAACCTTTGTTTGGGTTCCTTCAATTAAGGCAGTAATTGGCGGTATCAATGTTTTCGGAACTACATTTAACCTATGGATGGCAGATGCACAAACGCCGGAAGCCCGCAAAAATTGGATTGCTGTTTTAGACAAAATCGAAGCCTTAAATCCTTCAATCGTTATTCCTGCACATGCCAATAACGCAAGCCCTTTTGATGTTAGTGCAATAAAACATACCAAAAGTTATATCCAGTTTTACGAAGATGCTTTGAAAAACAACAGAACTTCTGAAGAACTAATCAAAGCGATTAAAGCACAATATCCAACCTTAACTTTCGAAACTGCTTTGCAGATTGGAGCAAAGGTGAATACCGGAGAAATGAAATGGTAG
- a CDS encoding 1-aminocyclopropane-1-carboxylate deaminase (product_source=KO:K01505; cath_funfam=3.40.50.1100; cog=COG2515; ko=KO:K01505; pfam=PF00291; superfamily=53686): MFEEIYSPVQKIAFAPFNNLFVKRDDLIDPYISGNKWRKLKYILAEAKAANKTHLVTFGGAYSNHLVATAAAASRSGLTATAFVRGEEVKNELLLLCSLFGMKLIFTDRESYRDKNQLFDQYFASDAQAYFINEGGASVEATIGCAEVIEELTEPYDHIFCAAGTGTTAAGLLKGIQQHQLNTKLHIIPVLKDASFIRAEIAHYTPISSHLELHLDYHFGGYAKTTPELISFIKTFTAKTGLLLDPVYTAKMFYAIQDLAKQEIIGKDEKVLAIHTGGLMGIFGMKDKFNIS, from the coding sequence GTGTTCGAAGAAATATATAGCCCGGTACAAAAAATAGCATTTGCGCCTTTCAATAACCTGTTTGTTAAAAGGGATGACCTTATCGATCCTTATATTTCCGGCAACAAATGGCGTAAGCTCAAATATATTTTAGCCGAGGCTAAAGCTGCTAACAAAACGCATCTGGTCACTTTTGGAGGTGCTTATTCCAATCACCTCGTAGCCACTGCCGCCGCAGCATCAAGATCGGGCTTAACCGCTACAGCTTTTGTACGTGGGGAAGAAGTAAAGAATGAGCTGTTATTGCTGTGCAGTTTATTTGGGATGAAACTCATTTTTACCGACCGTGAAAGTTATCGGGATAAAAACCAATTGTTTGATCAATATTTTGCGTCCGATGCGCAAGCCTATTTTATAAACGAAGGGGGTGCATCAGTTGAAGCCACCATTGGCTGCGCAGAGGTAATTGAAGAACTGACGGAACCATACGACCACATTTTTTGTGCTGCCGGAACAGGAACCACAGCTGCAGGTTTGTTAAAAGGGATTCAACAACATCAGTTAAATACAAAGTTACATATCATCCCCGTGTTAAAGGACGCTTCGTTTATCAGAGCAGAGATAGCACATTATACGCCTATATCCAGTCACCTCGAACTTCATCTTGATTATCATTTTGGTGGCTACGCGAAAACCACCCCTGAACTGATCAGCTTTATCAAAACCTTTACGGCTAAAACCGGATTGCTCCTAGACCCTGTTTATACCGCCAAAATGTTTTATGCCATTCAAGATTTAGCAAAACAAGAAATTATTGGTAAAGATGAAAAAGTATTGGCCATCCATACCGGAGGGCTTATGGGTATTTTTGGCATGAAGGATAAGTTTAATATCTCCTAA
- a CDS encoding 3-oxoacyl-[acyl-carrier protein] reductase (product_source=KO:K00059; cath_funfam=3.40.50.720; cog=COG1028; ko=KO:K00059; pfam=PF13561; superfamily=51735) — translation MDLYLTGKTALVTGASKGIGSAIAKELAREGVKVFVTGRNQQSLDSLSSEIVAEGNLAPIVLAQDLLAPNAPHQIATAALAALGHIDILINNAGQSQPVEVAGPEEPWTRSMALDFERPRLLTQALLPHFIARRQGTILNLTSTYELRSLNVSAIAKAAVAVWSKQLAGELGKYGIRVNCLQPGLIDTENIRPYFPGDERRKYAESEIPLQDFGEVQDMANMAVFLVSPRAKYVTGTVSVVDGGGSRSAF, via the coding sequence ATGGACTTATATTTAACCGGAAAAACGGCATTGGTAACCGGAGCCTCTAAAGGGATAGGTAGCGCAATAGCAAAAGAACTGGCAAGGGAAGGTGTAAAAGTTTTTGTAACAGGCCGTAATCAGCAATCATTAGATAGTCTTTCCAGTGAGATCGTTGCTGAAGGCAACCTTGCTCCTATTGTTTTGGCGCAGGACTTACTGGCACCTAACGCGCCTCACCAAATTGCCACTGCGGCCTTAGCTGCACTTGGCCATATCGATATCCTCATCAACAACGCAGGGCAAAGTCAACCGGTAGAGGTTGCAGGACCAGAAGAACCCTGGACTAGATCGATGGCCTTAGATTTTGAGCGTCCCAGGCTACTCACACAAGCGTTATTACCACATTTTATAGCCCGGAGACAAGGTACAATACTCAATTTAACCAGTACTTATGAATTACGCTCCTTGAATGTTTCTGCTATTGCCAAGGCCGCTGTGGCAGTATGGTCTAAACAGCTTGCAGGTGAACTGGGCAAATATGGAATCAGGGTGAACTGTTTGCAACCAGGACTTATCGATACTGAAAACATCCGGCCTTATTTCCCGGGCGATGAGCGCCGGAAATACGCTGAAAGTGAAATACCTTTACAAGATTTTGGTGAAGTGCAGGATATGGCAAACATGGCTGTTTTCCTGGTTTCGCCCCGGGCTAAATATGTAACAGGCACGGTTTCGGTGGTAGATGGCGGAGGATCACGTTCGGCATTCTGA
- a CDS encoding putative GNAT family acetyltransferase (product_source=COG2388; cath_funfam=3.40.630.30; cog=COG2388; ko=KO:K06975; pfam=PF14542; superfamily=55729) produces the protein MAEIKLNIQKEEPSAFELYDEGEKYGEMVFDIQGENLTVYHTEIDPEKEGKGYAKLLLDAMVNYVRTNNLKVIPLCPYVHLQFKRHEELYEDIWNKVREND, from the coding sequence ATGGCAGAAATTAAATTAAATATCCAAAAAGAAGAACCTAGTGCATTCGAACTTTATGATGAGGGAGAAAAATACGGTGAAATGGTTTTTGATATTCAGGGAGAAAATTTAACAGTTTATCATACCGAAATTGATCCTGAAAAAGAAGGAAAAGGTTATGCAAAACTATTGCTGGATGCAATGGTAAATTATGTACGTACCAATAACCTGAAAGTAATTCCACTATGCCCTTATGTGCACCTGCAATTTAAACGCCACGAGGAACTTTACGAAGATATCTGGAATAAAGTGCGCGAAAACGATTAA
- a CDS encoding hypothetical protein (product_source=Hypo-rule applied; transmembrane_helix_parts=Inside_1_12,TMhelix_13_32,Outside_33_35,TMhelix_36_58,Inside_59_155) produces MEPLIIRKAALNLYVILVLSIISVPFFIYIFYGDFTIVTVSIVAVFCIFPVSLFIYALRELIKKTPHITFTEKELIIKDRDFYNWENIEGFAFSIEEVGRDNAGSIYKNYITVLLKNGNSAKIPVSHLDRKADEILYLLNEYKRESDDAKRPSQQ; encoded by the coding sequence ATGGAACCCCTTATCATCAGAAAAGCAGCTTTAAACCTTTATGTTATACTAGTGCTGTCCATAATATCGGTACCCTTTTTTATTTATATATTTTATGGTGATTTTACAATTGTAACAGTAAGCATAGTAGCTGTTTTCTGTATATTCCCTGTATCGCTTTTTATTTATGCACTTCGCGAGCTGATCAAAAAAACTCCTCATATTACTTTTACTGAAAAAGAGCTGATCATTAAAGACCGTGATTTTTACAATTGGGAAAATATAGAGGGGTTTGCATTCAGCATAGAAGAAGTAGGACGTGATAATGCCGGGAGTATATATAAAAATTACATCACCGTATTATTAAAGAACGGCAATTCTGCAAAAATTCCGGTATCACATCTGGACAGGAAGGCAGACGAAATCCTGTATTTACTCAATGAATATAAGCGGGAATCAGATGATGCAAAAAGGCCGTCTCAACAATAA
- a CDS encoding hypothetical protein (product_source=Hypo-rule applied; cleavage_site_network=SignalP-noTM; superfamily=56925), which yields MKKCYALKALCALFLLVMAQKASAQQDVGDLFVGGPADATKLVNAYFDPLYKGLGLGLTDGWSNTAQSKGFLKFDVRVSASAAFVPQSGRSYDVNTLGLSNIKPALGASSIGPTAFGDDHEGGKMEVYTNNGIPTGKFFNLPQGVGFHVVPSAQIQATLGLPKNIDVTLRAMPKIKLGDDLGSLSMIGFGAKIELLPLFMGSTTEKLIPVDIAIAGGFTQYKYSLDLNIDNVANSDQHIEAKFNGVNFDAIVSKKILFFTPFASIGYQTSNTNLKALGTYKFATSATTSATYVDPISVKQTDIDGVRGSLGFQLKFGFFKFYGSYTQAKYSMVNAGIGLGIGK from the coding sequence ATGAAAAAATGCTACGCTTTAAAGGCTCTTTGTGCCTTATTTTTATTGGTGATGGCTCAAAAAGCAAGTGCCCAACAAGATGTTGGAGACTTATTTGTGGGCGGGCCAGCAGATGCGACCAAACTGGTTAATGCCTATTTTGATCCTTTATATAAAGGTTTAGGCCTGGGTTTAACCGATGGCTGGTCGAACACTGCTCAATCAAAAGGTTTTTTAAAATTCGACGTGCGGGTATCTGCATCTGCAGCATTTGTACCACAATCTGGCAGAAGTTACGATGTAAACACATTGGGTTTAAGTAATATTAAACCTGCTCTAGGCGCATCATCCATAGGTCCTACAGCATTTGGCGATGACCATGAAGGTGGTAAAATGGAAGTTTACACGAACAATGGTATTCCAACGGGTAAATTTTTCAATTTGCCGCAAGGTGTAGGTTTTCATGTGGTGCCGTCGGCACAAATCCAGGCAACATTAGGCTTACCTAAAAATATCGATGTTACTTTAAGGGCAATGCCTAAAATTAAATTAGGTGATGACCTGGGAAGTTTATCAATGATCGGTTTTGGCGCCAAAATTGAACTTTTACCCTTATTTATGGGTTCGACTACAGAAAAACTGATTCCTGTAGACATTGCCATTGCCGGTGGTTTTACGCAGTATAAATATTCTTTAGACCTGAATATCGATAATGTGGCAAATTCAGATCAACATATTGAAGCCAAATTTAATGGTGTAAATTTTGATGCGATTGTTTCCAAAAAGATCCTGTTTTTTACGCCTTTTGCCAGTATTGGCTACCAAACATCCAATACCAATTTAAAAGCTTTAGGTACCTATAAATTTGCAACGAGCGCAACAACCTCGGCAACTTATGTTGATCCGATTTCTGTTAAACAAACTGATATTGACGGCGTAAGAGGCAGTTTAGGCTTCCAATTGAAGTTTGGTTTCTTTAAATTTTACGGCTCATATACTCAGGCAAAATACAGTATGGTTAATGCAGGTATAGGCCTTGGTATCGGCAAATAA
- a CDS encoding L-lysine 6-transaminase (product_source=KO:K03918; cath_funfam=3.40.640.10; cog=COG0160; ko=KO:K03918; pfam=PF00202; superfamily=53383; tigrfam=TIGR03251), with product MYQLTVPADRVNESLSKHILADGFDLTYDMEKSHGAYIYDAKHNRTLLDFFTCFASVPLGYNHPKMINDEAFKKNLLLAALANPSNSDVYTQQYAQFVETFSKVGIPDYLPHAFFIAGGGLAVENAIKVAMDWKVQKNFAKGYTEEKGFKVLHFERAFHGRTGYTLSLTNTLPDKTKWFAKFDWPRVAVPEVKFPLSGNNLSHAIQTEETSLAQIKRAFAENKDDICAIIVEPIQSEGGDNHLREEFLIQLKALADENDAFLIYDEVQTGVGLTGKFWCHQHFSEKARPDIIAFGKKMQVCGILVGNKVDEIETNVFKVPSRINSTWGGNLVDMVRSTQILQIVEEDQLCENAEKVGTYLKDNLESLSHKFDQMTNVRGRGLLCSFDFPTKEMRNVFIGKGLENNVMFLGCGEKTIRFRPALCIEQKHIDEGLTVMEKILPLL from the coding sequence ATGTATCAATTAACAGTACCTGCAGATCGCGTTAACGAATCGTTAAGTAAGCACATTTTGGCCGATGGTTTCGACCTGACTTATGATATGGAAAAAAGTCATGGTGCTTACATTTACGATGCTAAACACAACAGAACTTTACTCGATTTTTTCACTTGTTTTGCTTCCGTTCCTTTAGGTTATAACCACCCTAAAATGATCAATGATGAAGCGTTTAAAAAAAATCTTCTCCTCGCTGCATTAGCCAATCCATCGAACTCTGATGTTTACACCCAGCAGTATGCACAGTTTGTTGAAACATTTTCCAAAGTTGGTATTCCTGATTACCTGCCACATGCTTTTTTTATTGCTGGTGGCGGCTTAGCAGTAGAAAATGCAATTAAGGTAGCCATGGACTGGAAAGTTCAGAAAAACTTTGCAAAAGGATATACTGAAGAAAAAGGCTTTAAGGTTTTACACTTCGAAAGGGCCTTTCACGGCAGAACAGGTTATACTTTAAGCTTAACCAATACCCTACCCGATAAAACCAAATGGTTTGCCAAATTCGATTGGCCAAGAGTGGCCGTTCCGGAAGTTAAATTTCCACTTTCGGGAAATAATTTAAGTCATGCCATTCAAACCGAAGAAACATCTTTAGCGCAGATCAAAAGAGCCTTTGCAGAAAATAAAGACGATATCTGTGCTATAATTGTAGAGCCAATCCAATCTGAAGGTGGAGATAATCACCTGCGCGAAGAGTTTTTAATCCAACTTAAGGCTTTGGCCGATGAAAATGACGCCTTCTTAATTTATGATGAAGTACAAACCGGCGTTGGGTTAACCGGCAAATTCTGGTGCCATCAACATTTTAGTGAAAAAGCTCGACCAGATATCATCGCTTTTGGAAAAAAAATGCAGGTTTGCGGTATTCTTGTCGGTAATAAGGTAGACGAAATTGAAACCAATGTATTTAAAGTGCCAAGCCGTATTAACTCAACGTGGGGAGGCAATTTGGTTGATATGGTACGTTCAACGCAGATCTTACAAATTGTAGAGGAAGATCAGCTTTGTGAAAATGCTGAAAAAGTGGGTACTTATTTGAAAGATAACTTAGAAAGCTTATCGCATAAATTTGACCAAATGACAAATGTTCGTGGAAGAGGTTTGTTGTGTTCTTTTGATTTCCCGACAAAAGAAATGCGCAATGTATTTATTGGCAAAGGATTAGAAAACAATGTGATGTTTTTGGGCTGTGGCGAAAAAACGATACGCTTTCGTCCGGCACTTTGCATTGAGCAAAAGCATATTGACGAAGGCTTGACGGTTATGGAGAAAATATTGCCTTTATTGTAG
- a CDS encoding 2-polyprenyl-6-methoxyphenol hydroxylase-like FAD-dependent oxidoreductase (product_source=COG0654; cath_funfam=3.50.50.60; cog=COG0654; pfam=PF01494; superfamily=51905) yields MNNIKDKKIAIIGAGPGGLTLARLLQMDGFHVKVYERDTDENARPKGATLDLHEESGLAALREAKLMDAFMVNYRPGADRTRIIDQHGNIVFEDSDIQNREAFRPEIDRGPLQTILLDSLIKGTVIWNSHFEALTPSNGSWLIGFKNGTLAQADIVIAADGANSKIRPYITPIKPFYSGISIVEGAIYASATACPKMHALLNGGKIFAMGDEKSLIVSSKGDGSLVFYTGCHTPENWAKASGIDFSDKNQVIDWFKNEFSTWDSMWLELFENASTAFIPRPQYCMPLDQHWETFSNLTMLGDAAHLMPPYAGEGVNMAMLDALELSQCFKDISFNTPEEAIAAYEKQMLKRASETADITMQSTMALHSTDAISYMLNIMGPE; encoded by the coding sequence ATGAACAACATTAAAGATAAAAAAATCGCCATCATTGGTGCTGGTCCTGGAGGTTTAACCCTGGCCAGGCTTTTGCAAATGGATGGCTTCCATGTAAAAGTTTACGAACGCGACACTGATGAAAATGCACGACCAAAAGGTGCTACATTAGACCTACATGAGGAATCTGGATTAGCTGCCTTACGTGAAGCTAAACTCATGGATGCCTTTATGGTAAACTATCGTCCAGGCGCAGATCGTACACGTATTATTGATCAGCATGGCAACATTGTTTTTGAAGATAGTGATATACAAAATAGAGAAGCTTTCCGGCCTGAAATAGACCGCGGTCCATTACAAACGATCCTTTTAGATTCGCTAATAAAAGGTACTGTAATTTGGAATAGCCATTTTGAAGCACTTACGCCTAGCAACGGTTCATGGTTAATCGGATTTAAAAATGGAACGTTAGCACAGGCCGATATTGTAATCGCCGCAGACGGAGCTAATTCAAAAATCCGTCCATACATTACACCCATTAAACCTTTCTATTCGGGGATTAGCATTGTTGAAGGTGCCATTTATGCATCGGCAACTGCTTGTCCGAAAATGCATGCGCTTTTAAACGGCGGCAAAATATTCGCCATGGGTGATGAAAAATCACTGATCGTAAGTTCAAAAGGTGATGGCAGTTTAGTATTCTACACGGGTTGTCATACGCCAGAAAACTGGGCGAAAGCGTCGGGTATTGATTTTTCAGATAAAAACCAGGTGATCGACTGGTTCAAAAATGAATTCTCTACCTGGGACTCAATGTGGTTGGAATTATTTGAAAATGCATCAACAGCTTTTATTCCCCGGCCTCAATATTGTATGCCTTTAGATCAGCACTGGGAAACCTTCTCCAATTTAACCATGTTGGGTGATGCAGCCCATTTAATGCCTCCTTATGCTGGCGAAGGCGTAAATATGGCCATGCTCGATGCTTTAGAACTAAGCCAATGCTTCAAGGACATTAGCTTTAATACACCTGAGGAAGCTATAGCAGCCTATGAAAAACAAATGCTAAAAAGAGCTTCGGAAACTGCAGATATTACGATGCAATCTACAATGGCACTTCATTCTACCGATGCAATTAGCTATATGCTCAACATTATGGGCCCTGAATAA
- a CDS encoding CRP-like cAMP-binding protein (product_source=COG0664; cath_funfam=2.60.120.10; cog=COG0664; pfam=PF00027; smart=SM00100; superfamily=46785,51206), with translation MKELLHQHISNHVTIPEKERDRFCNLFKHQLVKRKHFLLQAGETCKFEGFVIKGLFRVYHIDQNGFENILYFAIENWWITDIDSFTNNTPSQLYVEALEDSEVLLISKKDKEFAYINLPQIEKLFRIMTQKTHVALQRRMIDNLSKTADQRYLDFIKKYPQLQQRLTNLQIAAYLGISHEFLSKIRKKIVTGS, from the coding sequence ATGAAAGAACTTCTCCACCAGCATATTTCCAACCATGTAACTATTCCGGAAAAGGAAAGAGATAGATTCTGTAACCTGTTCAAACATCAATTGGTTAAAAGGAAGCATTTTTTACTGCAAGCGGGTGAAACCTGTAAATTTGAAGGTTTTGTAATCAAAGGGCTGTTCCGCGTCTATCATATTGACCAAAATGGCTTTGAAAACATATTGTATTTTGCCATTGAAAACTGGTGGATTACCGATATTGATAGTTTCACTAATAATACACCTTCCCAGCTCTATGTAGAGGCTCTTGAAGATAGTGAGGTACTGCTCATTTCTAAGAAGGACAAAGAATTTGCTTACATCAATCTTCCTCAAATTGAGAAACTATTCAGGATAATGACCCAAAAAACCCATGTTGCCCTACAAAGGAGGATGATCGATAATTTGAGTAAAACTGCAGACCAGCGCTATCTTGATTTTATTAAAAAATATCCGCAGCTCCAACAACGATTGACCAATCTTCAGATTGCAGCTTATTTAGGCATTAGTCACGAATTTTTGAGTAAGATCAGAAAGAAAATTGTAACCGGTAGCTAG
- a CDS encoding DNA-binding HxlR family transcriptional regulator (product_source=COG1733; cath_funfam=1.10.10.10; cog=COG1733; pfam=PF01638; superfamily=46785): protein MTARKENSTYTLNEKFITDCDLTYAANKIGGRWKIVILDKLGGRKLRFSELKKEFPYISERMLTLQLRALEQDELVKRTVYAEVPPRVEYELTPIALEFLPIFCQLSAWGKKNKALKKSGS, encoded by the coding sequence ATGACGGCACGAAAAGAAAATTCGACTTATACCCTTAACGAAAAATTTATAACGGATTGCGATCTGACTTATGCGGCCAACAAAATAGGAGGGAGATGGAAAATTGTAATATTGGATAAACTTGGAGGCCGAAAATTGAGGTTTAGCGAACTGAAAAAGGAATTCCCATATATATCAGAACGGATGTTGACCTTACAGTTGCGTGCATTGGAGCAGGATGAACTGGTTAAAAGAACTGTTTATGCAGAGGTTCCTCCGAGGGTAGAATATGAGCTAACTCCGATAGCACTAGAGTTTCTTCCAATTTTTTGTCAATTAAGTGCTTGGGGCAAGAAAAATAAAGCACTAAAGAAGAGTGGATCATAA
- a CDS encoding ketosteroid isomerase-like protein (product_source=COG3631; cleavage_site_network=SignalP-noTM; cog=COG3631; ko=KO:K06893; pfam=PF12680; superfamily=54427) produces MKTIISSLLVTGMLLTSCFSNSNKMTNLEIVKSTYEGKTSEENGENLAKYVAEDISWTEAEGFPCAGTYIGLENITKNVFARLGSEWIDYKFTPEDYVANEDKVVAYGTYSGTYKKTNKPFTARVAHIWKLKESKIISFEQFVDSKPVNDVMQ; encoded by the coding sequence ATGAAAACAATTATATCCAGTTTGTTGGTTACAGGTATGCTGCTGACAAGTTGTTTCTCGAATTCCAATAAAATGACAAATCTAGAAATTGTAAAAAGCACCTACGAAGGAAAAACTTCGGAAGAAAATGGGGAAAACTTAGCAAAATATGTTGCTGAAGATATCTCTTGGACAGAAGCGGAAGGATTTCCGTGCGCAGGCACTTATATAGGCTTGGAAAACATCACAAAAAATGTTTTTGCAAGACTAGGAAGCGAATGGATTGACTATAAATTCACGCCCGAAGATTATGTTGCCAACGAGGACAAAGTGGTAGCGTATGGAACTTATTCTGGCACCTATAAAAAGACCAATAAGCCTTTTACGGCAAGAGTTGCCCACATATGGAAACTGAAAGAAAGTAAAATTATAAGTTTTGAGCAGTTTGTGGATAGTAAGCCGGTAAATGATGTCATGCAATAA